The following coding sequences are from one Neodiprion lecontei isolate iyNeoLeco1 chromosome 7, iyNeoLeco1.1, whole genome shotgun sequence window:
- the LOC124295499 gene encoding uncharacterized protein LOC124295499 isoform X2, translating to MLRDEDKVAIVAGYKYGFGKLLVKQKQKCSCNDTNLPQRTVVMKLFATVLFAVLALFAIYSEIEAQRSKNCQGTSDHRCPQILCGPDGPKGRVNQDNSKPFPQCCGHPIC from the exons ATGTTGCGAGACGAAGATAAGGTCGCGATTGTCGCTGGGTATAAATACGGGTTCGGAAAGCTGTTAGTAAAGCAGAAGCAGAAGTGCAGTTGCAACGACACAAACCTACCGCAAAGAACTGTCGTTATGAAGCTGTTCGCCACCGTTCTTTTCGCCGTCTTGGCGCTCTTCGCAATCTACTCCGAAATCGAAGCTCAAC GAAGTAAAAATTGTCAGGGAACTTCGGATCATCG GTGTCCTCAGATCTTGTGCGGACCGGATGGGCCGAAAGGAAGAGTCAATCAGGACAACAGCAAACCGTTTCCGCAATGCTGCGGACACCCGATTTGTTAA
- the LOC124295499 gene encoding uncharacterized protein LOC124295499 isoform X1, with amino-acid sequence MLRDEDKVAIVAGYKYGFGKLLVKQKQKCSCNDTNLPQRTVVMKLFATVLFAVLALFAIYSEIEAQHTFAGSKNCQGTSDHRCPQILCGPDGPKGRVNQDNSKPFPQCCGHPIC; translated from the exons ATGTTGCGAGACGAAGATAAGGTCGCGATTGTCGCTGGGTATAAATACGGGTTCGGAAAGCTGTTAGTAAAGCAGAAGCAGAAGTGCAGTTGCAACGACACAAACCTACCGCAAAGAACTGTCGTTATGAAGCTGTTCGCCACCGTTCTTTTCGCCGTCTTGGCGCTCTTCGCAATCTACTCCGAAATCGAAGCTCAAC ATACTTTCGCAGGAAGTAAAAATTGTCAGGGAACTTCGGATCATCG GTGTCCTCAGATCTTGTGCGGACCGGATGGGCCGAAAGGAAGAGTCAATCAGGACAACAGCAAACCGTTTCCGCAATGCTGCGGACACCCGATTTGTTAA